From Denitrovibrio acetiphilus DSM 12809, the proteins below share one genomic window:
- a CDS encoding DUF3732 domain-containing protein, translating to MRTLIYEIGVIEKHGIKHPVSFKKGLNVVTGKSSTGKSALIEIFDYCFGSRENTIPKGIITDCAAIYYVALSINDQDMVIARNPEITNKAFFRRVESFNPEDIDRGYFSSNYFRPLDEFKKHLREFFLDIDDVDESLAARANRRSNAKAATPSIRSFSSFILQHQNLVANKHALFYRFDEKEKRDQAIDHTKIFLGLVDQKYFHLSQEKERLSIEVKRLARQKETNKRAAEKYKERIGPVLSQMYALMGFKEEPLSLQQVLRHPQDAQDQLDKIIVSEEIIYDSDAVSQRYNKLKLERTQKTSDLRKLQRDAASLNKHIQEEKSFVCNIKQFSSPKNVYISASICPFCHTEKDTLRESAVKLQQAITKVSGNLAQARPIKAKFESSLVDVNRNIEIVRSELATLNHQITEIEKSENQLTEKKSLYESILMQKAKLIMLLDTLNMTDDSELEKQIEARNKQLNDINKDLKKYDVQKELENASKKVNEYMAEIGSHFEFEDSYKPINLHFSFETFDLYHLTPKNEEIYLRSMGSGANWLYSHVTLFLALHEYFVQLGDKCSIPSLLFLDQPTQVYFPNFNRDDSESFDEQKKQEKEQRTKNDRPVDEDIQAVENLFSQLSIYCNKIEQQNGFCPQIIVTDHADDLILSNGVEFDSLVNRNRWRKRGLIHPVPPELLI from the coding sequence ATGAGAACATTAATTTATGAAATTGGCGTTATTGAAAAACATGGGATAAAACACCCTGTTAGTTTTAAAAAGGGTCTAAATGTTGTTACGGGTAAATCCTCGACGGGTAAAAGTGCCCTAATTGAAATCTTTGATTACTGCTTCGGCAGTCGTGAAAATACCATTCCGAAGGGCATTATTACCGATTGCGCCGCTATTTATTATGTTGCTCTTTCTATTAATGATCAAGATATGGTTATCGCTCGCAATCCTGAAATCACAAATAAAGCTTTTTTTCGTCGCGTTGAATCGTTTAATCCTGAGGATATTGATCGCGGTTACTTCAGTAGTAACTATTTTCGTCCTTTAGATGAGTTCAAGAAACACTTAAGAGAGTTTTTCCTGGATATAGATGATGTTGATGAATCGCTAGCTGCTAGAGCCAATAGACGGTCTAATGCTAAAGCAGCAACGCCATCAATACGCAGCTTTTCATCATTTATACTTCAGCACCAGAATCTCGTAGCTAATAAACATGCTTTGTTTTACCGTTTTGATGAAAAGGAAAAACGTGACCAGGCAATTGATCATACCAAGATATTTTTAGGCTTAGTTGATCAAAAATACTTTCACTTGTCACAAGAGAAAGAAAGGCTAAGTATAGAAGTTAAGCGTTTGGCACGTCAAAAAGAGACGAACAAACGTGCTGCTGAAAAGTACAAGGAAAGAATTGGCCCAGTTTTGAGCCAAATGTATGCTCTTATGGGATTTAAAGAAGAACCACTCTCTTTGCAGCAAGTACTTCGCCATCCACAAGATGCACAGGATCAACTTGACAAAATTATTGTATCAGAAGAAATTATTTATGATTCTGATGCTGTTAGCCAACGATATAACAAGTTAAAGTTGGAGAGGACTCAAAAAACATCGGATCTAAGAAAGTTGCAAAGAGATGCAGCATCATTAAACAAACACATTCAAGAAGAAAAAAGTTTTGTTTGTAATATAAAACAGTTTAGTTCACCCAAAAATGTCTATATCTCTGCTTCAATCTGTCCATTTTGCCATACAGAAAAAGATACATTACGAGAAAGTGCCGTAAAACTACAGCAAGCTATCACCAAGGTGTCGGGAAATCTAGCACAAGCACGTCCTATAAAAGCAAAATTTGAATCATCGTTAGTTGATGTAAATCGAAACATTGAAATTGTTCGAAGCGAGTTAGCCACACTAAACCATCAGATAACAGAAATTGAAAAATCAGAAAACCAACTTACAGAAAAAAAGAGTCTGTATGAAAGCATTTTGATGCAGAAGGCTAAGTTAATTATGCTTCTCGATACTCTTAATATGACAGATGATTCTGAGCTTGAAAAGCAAATCGAAGCACGAAACAAACAGCTTAATGATATCAACAAAGACTTAAAAAAATACGATGTACAAAAAGAGTTAGAAAATGCTTCTAAAAAGGTCAATGAATATATGGCTGAAATCGGTAGCCATTTTGAGTTTGAAGACAGCTACAAACCAATAAACCTACATTTTTCTTTTGAAACATTTGACCTCTATCACTTAACGCCGAAGAATGAAGAAATTTATTTAAGGTCAATGGGAAGCGGTGCAAATTGGTTATATAGCCATGTGACTCTTTTTCTAGCATTGCATGAATACTTTGTCCAATTGGGTGACAAATGTTCAATACCGTCACTCCTCTTTTTAGATCAGCCAACACAGGTGTATTTTCCAAACTTCAATCGTGATGATTCTGAATCCTTTGATGAACAAAAAAAACAGGAAAAGGAGCAACGAACAAAAAATGATCGACCTGTCGACGAAGATATTCAAGCGGTAGAAAACCTGTTTAGCCAGTTATCTATATACTGCAATAAGATTGAGCAACAAAATGGTTTTTGTCCACAGATCATTGTTACCGATCATGCAGATGACCTTATACTTTCAAATGGGGTAGAGTTTGATTCGTTAGTAAATAGAAATCGATGGCGCAAACGTGGGCTGATTCATCCCGTGCCACCAGAGCTTTTAATATAA
- a CDS encoding three component ABC system middle component, whose protein sequence is MSSIIETLYELKYNPFEYGAYLSSFYATLDESENNLLLASLVIPLCSHPFFGQKIHNSNIRSSMWSIFEDRTKLYDLQERIDEFQELTEQCINYCLINDWLSVNEQNLSISACDKSDSTCINQKRAEQLGKLFKGHSVVEIYAFLGVKPR, encoded by the coding sequence ATGAGTAGTATTATTGAAACATTATATGAGCTTAAGTACAACCCGTTCGAATATGGGGCATATCTTAGTTCGTTTTACGCTACATTAGACGAATCAGAGAATAATCTTTTACTTGCTTCTTTGGTGATACCGCTATGCAGTCACCCTTTCTTTGGTCAAAAAATACACAATTCTAATATTAGAAGCTCTATGTGGTCGATCTTCGAGGATCGCACAAAACTATATGATCTACAAGAACGAATCGACGAATTTCAAGAATTAACAGAACAGTGCATTAATTATTGTTTGATAAATGACTGGTTATCCGTAAACGAACAAAATCTATCTATTAGTGCATGTGATAAATCTGATTCAACATGCATCAATCAAAAAAGAGCTGAACAGTTAGGTAAATTATTCAAAGGTCACTCTGTGGTCGAAATTTATGCGTTTTTAGGAGTGAAACCAAGATGA
- a CDS encoding restriction endonuclease subunit S: MKSNYKKIGNYIQLVDKRNNDLKVNTLLGLTVDKIFIPSVANIVGSDMSKYKIIKKGQFACSLMQVRRDGKIPVALLTDFDEAIISQAYPVFKIIDDCELLPEYLMMWMSRSEFDREACFYAVGGVRGSLEWEDFCNIELPVPNPDKQQQIVDEYNTIVNRIKLNEQLSQKLEETAQTLYKHWFVDFEFPITAEYAQSIGKPELEGKPYRSSGGKMVWNNDLDQDVPDEWKYDTLSNRCTKIGSGSTPCGGKSAYKKSGISLIRSLNVHDYNFQYRDLAFIDSTQATKLDNVEVKEKDVLLNITGVSVARCCRVPSNVLPARVNQHVSIVRVEPEKLSSSYLLFTLCSAIYKQKLLGSSEAGSTRQAITKGDIEEFEILIPKNDSMKSFEEITDSLICYKENLSAQSEYLLKARILLLQKMIKAEATKC; this comes from the coding sequence ATGAAATCGAACTATAAGAAGATTGGAAACTACATCCAGCTTGTAGATAAGCGTAATAACGATTTAAAAGTTAATACATTACTTGGGCTTACTGTGGATAAAATATTTATCCCTTCAGTAGCCAATATTGTGGGCTCAGATATGAGCAAATATAAGATTATCAAGAAAGGTCAATTTGCATGTAGCTTAATGCAGGTCAGAAGAGATGGAAAAATTCCAGTAGCTTTGTTAACTGATTTTGATGAGGCAATTATATCTCAAGCGTATCCAGTTTTTAAGATAATAGACGACTGTGAATTATTACCTGAATATTTAATGATGTGGATGAGCAGATCAGAGTTTGACAGAGAAGCGTGTTTTTATGCTGTTGGTGGTGTAAGAGGGAGTCTTGAGTGGGAAGATTTTTGTAATATTGAGCTGCCTGTACCTAATCCTGATAAGCAGCAGCAGATAGTGGATGAATACAACACAATTGTTAATCGAATAAAGCTGAATGAACAGCTCAGCCAAAAGCTTGAGGAAACTGCACAGACTCTTTATAAACACTGGTTCGTAGATTTTGAATTTCCCATTACAGCCGAATATGCACAGTCCATCGGCAAACCAGAACTGGAAGGCAAACCATACAGATCTTCCGGCGGTAAAATGGTATGGAATAATGACCTAGACCAAGATGTTCCAGATGAATGGAAATACGATACGCTCAGTAATAGATGCACAAAAATAGGAAGTGGCTCAACTCCATGCGGAGGGAAATCTGCCTACAAAAAATCTGGAATCTCTCTCATTCGAAGCCTTAACGTGCATGATTACAATTTCCAATATAGGGATCTCGCATTTATAGATAGTACCCAGGCTACTAAGCTGGATAATGTTGAAGTTAAGGAGAAAGACGTTCTTCTCAATATTACGGGCGTATCTGTTGCTCGATGCTGTAGAGTTCCTTCTAATGTATTACCTGCTAGAGTGAATCAGCACGTATCAATCGTTAGGGTGGAACCCGAAAAATTGTCATCAAGCTACCTGCTATTTACGCTCTGCTCTGCCATCTACAAGCAAAAGCTACTTGGATCCAGCGAAGCTGGATCAACAAGACAAGCAATTACAAAAGGTGATATTGAAGAATTTGAGATATTGATCCCCAAGAACGATTCTATGAAAAGCTTCGAGGAGATTACCGATAGCCTTATTTGCTACAAGGAAAATTTATCCGCTCAAAGCGAATATCTTTTGAAGGCTCGTATACTCTTGCTTCAGAAAATGATCAAAGCGGAGGCAACTAAATGCTAA
- a CDS encoding type I restriction-modification system subunit M, protein MAKQKNGKRDEEILWDSANKLRGSVEPSEYKHVVLSLIFLKFASDKFEERKKELIAEGKEKYTDMVEFYTMRNVFYLPEESRWSHIKKNSKQSNIALIVDTALSTVEKNNAALKGALPDNYFSRLGLETSKLAALIDTISNIDTLKDKERDIVGKVYEYFLSKFALAEGKGKGEFYTPKSIVNLIAEMIEPYKGKIYDPCCGSGGMFVQSMKFIDAHKGNRKDVSIYGQELTAATYKLAKMNLAIRGISANLGEIGKDTFLNDQFPDLKADYIMANPPFNQKDWRAGTELTSDPRWNGYETPPVGNANYGWILHMVSKLSENGVAGFILANGALSGGGDEYKIRKKIIENNLVEAIIILPQNMFYTTNISVTLWIINKNKKERVVNIPDSTREYRSREKEVLFMDLRQEGEPFEKKYIQFHEDHIKRFARTFHTWQTKQFHDEFDNVPEYCYSATFDEIKAKDFSLVPSKYIEFVNRDEDIDFDEKMRSLKDDFTELLKGEEKSKAELLKVFKELGYEIEL, encoded by the coding sequence ATGGCAAAACAGAAAAACGGCAAAAGAGATGAAGAAATCTTATGGGATTCAGCTAATAAGCTTCGAGGGAGTGTAGAACCTTCGGAGTATAAGCATGTGGTATTGAGTCTGATATTCCTGAAATTTGCCAGTGATAAATTTGAAGAGCGAAAGAAAGAACTGATAGCTGAGGGCAAAGAAAAGTACACCGACATGGTGGAGTTTTATACCATGAGGAATGTGTTTTATCTGCCAGAGGAGTCACGCTGGAGTCATATCAAAAAGAACTCTAAACAAAGCAATATAGCTCTGATAGTTGATACTGCTCTTTCCACAGTTGAAAAGAATAATGCAGCTCTTAAAGGAGCTCTTCCAGATAATTACTTCTCCCGACTGGGGCTTGAGACAAGCAAGCTTGCCGCACTCATTGACACCATAAGCAACATAGACACTCTGAAAGACAAAGAGCGGGATATCGTTGGCAAGGTATATGAATACTTTCTCAGTAAATTTGCTCTGGCAGAAGGTAAAGGGAAAGGAGAATTCTATACTCCGAAGAGTATAGTAAATCTTATAGCTGAGATGATCGAACCTTACAAAGGAAAGATATATGACCCCTGCTGTGGTTCTGGCGGTATGTTTGTCCAGTCGATGAAGTTCATCGATGCCCACAAAGGCAACAGGAAAGATGTTTCTATCTACGGTCAGGAACTAACAGCGGCAACATATAAACTGGCTAAGATGAACCTTGCTATCAGGGGGATTTCTGCAAACCTTGGTGAGATCGGTAAAGATACATTTCTTAATGACCAGTTCCCAGACCTGAAAGCAGATTATATTATGGCTAACCCACCTTTTAATCAAAAAGATTGGCGTGCAGGTACCGAACTGACAAGTGACCCTCGCTGGAATGGATATGAGACTCCTCCTGTTGGAAATGCTAACTATGGCTGGATCCTTCATATGGTTTCTAAGCTTTCTGAAAACGGTGTTGCTGGCTTCATTCTTGCGAATGGTGCTCTGTCTGGTGGTGGAGACGAGTATAAAATACGTAAGAAGATAATAGAGAATAACCTTGTTGAGGCGATAATAATTCTGCCTCAAAACATGTTTTATACAACAAATATTAGTGTAACACTCTGGATAATAAACAAGAATAAAAAAGAGCGAGTTGTTAATATTCCTGATTCAACTAGAGAGTATAGGAGTAGAGAGAAAGAAGTTCTGTTTATGGATTTACGTCAGGAAGGCGAGCCCTTTGAGAAAAAATACATTCAGTTTCACGAAGACCATATAAAAAGATTTGCACGAACATTCCATACATGGCAGACAAAACAATTTCATGACGAATTTGATAATGTACCCGAATACTGTTATTCAGCAACTTTTGATGAGATCAAAGCAAAAGACTTCTCTCTCGTCCCTAGTAAATATATTGAGTTCGTTAACAGGGATGAGGATATAGATTTTGATGAAAAGATGAGGAGTCTTAAGGATGATTTTACTGAGCTTCTGAAAGGAGAAGAAAAATCAAAAGCTGAATTGCTTAAAGTTTTCAAAGAGTTAGGTTATGAAATCGAACTATAA
- a CDS encoding site-specific integrase, with protein MTNKKLPVTIEEDRLRKYIKKMKILNENEADNITQRVLCSFIKYLNEQDILDCKIPSIPKKEVRELSFKFSEDAVQQRNKYLKISKEFATRYLAAEIYEQNDYYNELCCAFAFAIVTQSFVTFPNLIKSLRVVKRSQFEDKPYEIKYEHTYLITAEDKKLENRSVRVPLSLTAQVLLAIILKQNKDECPFSDFTSDDFRRWLVKLFDDKKMSYSKLIQVARICNSEKIPPVISTVLSKSVNYYSVKQSRFEHMNWAEYRKKRVSMNDVPEDEPEETKFAPPVKQSMSNQYVKAMKEVQKILNPKKRKQEIKSEMKGFIEGNEELLNGNETFRLLVAYVMDLLSSKKAVSTIYTYYIKFSSLLMEVCDETPLSEYDFDELYSLFVDIVQVDRDVRKHSGGNMTRKVKAFLAWYLPKRTDDKSIINEFLKSPELEGTSSNVKPLLITPLELDMCLEEIKKHETAEAYKIIELLCILGFYCGLRRFEIGKLHLHSFNFDIEAIIRVAKSKTAAGRRNVPIEHMVPEHHRKIIKNYWNKRLGEKKGKLNYKLIAQDLSPYIQNIATLLKKMFNEKTLSFHSLRHCCCSWLATELMLIYYPGAKKYLPTGFRSLHVPPSDLGRFQKLIGTGYRRSTLFHNLAKFMGHAGPETTIERYIHTLDFFAEYFIREADNGRQYMTSKQICNLIQGVNDNTLHRETFTQKPHGMRLKKNVIELISKL; from the coding sequence GTGACTAATAAAAAGTTGCCAGTTACAATAGAGGAAGATCGCCTCCGAAAGTACATCAAAAAAATGAAAATCCTCAACGAAAATGAGGCAGATAATATCACGCAAAGGGTTCTGTGCTCTTTTATAAAATATCTGAATGAACAAGATATTTTGGACTGCAAAATACCTTCGATACCGAAGAAGGAGGTTCGGGAATTATCTTTTAAATTTAGTGAGGATGCTGTTCAGCAAAGAAATAAGTATTTGAAGATCAGCAAAGAATTCGCAACGAGATATCTTGCTGCTGAGATTTATGAGCAGAATGATTACTACAATGAACTTTGCTGTGCATTTGCATTTGCAATTGTGACTCAGTCGTTTGTTACATTTCCAAATCTCATAAAGTCACTTAGGGTTGTCAAAAGAAGCCAGTTCGAGGACAAGCCATATGAGATAAAATATGAGCATACGTATCTGATAACAGCAGAAGATAAGAAACTTGAAAATAGATCCGTACGAGTCCCTTTGTCTTTAACAGCTCAGGTTCTGCTGGCAATCATATTGAAACAAAACAAAGATGAATGTCCATTTTCAGATTTTACATCAGATGACTTCCGCAGGTGGCTTGTAAAGCTTTTTGACGATAAAAAGATGAGTTATTCTAAACTCATACAGGTAGCCAGAATATGTAATTCAGAAAAGATTCCTCCTGTGATCTCTACGGTATTAAGCAAGTCGGTCAACTATTACTCAGTAAAACAGAGTAGGTTTGAGCATATGAACTGGGCTGAGTACAGAAAAAAACGTGTTAGTATGAATGACGTTCCAGAGGATGAACCAGAAGAAACGAAGTTTGCTCCACCAGTTAAGCAGAGCATGAGTAATCAATATGTCAAAGCGATGAAAGAAGTCCAGAAAATACTTAATCCTAAGAAAAGGAAACAGGAGATTAAGAGTGAAATGAAGGGGTTTATTGAGGGGAATGAAGAGTTGCTAAATGGTAATGAAACATTCCGTTTGCTTGTCGCGTATGTGATGGATTTGCTCAGCAGTAAAAAAGCGGTATCAACTATTTATACATACTATATTAAGTTTAGTTCGTTACTTATGGAGGTTTGTGACGAGACACCCTTAAGTGAGTACGATTTTGATGAGCTTTATAGTTTATTTGTAGATATTGTTCAGGTAGATCGTGATGTGCGAAAACACTCCGGCGGTAATATGACTCGTAAGGTTAAAGCGTTTTTGGCTTGGTATCTGCCGAAACGGACTGATGATAAAAGTATCATAAATGAGTTTCTGAAGTCTCCGGAGCTCGAGGGTACATCTTCTAATGTTAAGCCGCTCCTTATAACTCCACTCGAGTTAGACATGTGTTTAGAAGAGATTAAAAAGCATGAAACAGCAGAAGCATATAAGATTATAGAATTGTTATGCATTTTAGGTTTCTATTGTGGATTGCGTCGTTTTGAAATAGGAAAACTGCATTTGCACAGTTTCAATTTTGACATAGAGGCTATTATAAGAGTAGCAAAATCAAAGACAGCAGCAGGCAGGCGCAATGTCCCTATCGAGCATATGGTTCCTGAACACCATAGAAAAATAATAAAAAATTATTGGAATAAACGTCTTGGTGAAAAGAAGGGTAAGCTTAACTACAAACTGATCGCACAAGATCTCTCGCCATATATACAGAATATAGCCACTCTGCTAAAGAAGATGTTTAATGAAAAAACACTTTCATTTCATTCGTTGAGGCATTGCTGTTGTTCATGGCTGGCGACTGAGCTGATGCTAATTTACTACCCGGGGGCTAAGAAATACCTTCCTACAGGTTTTAGAAGTTTACATGTACCTCCAAGCGACTTGGGTAGGTTTCAGAAGTTAATTGGTACGGGTTATCGCCGGTCTACACTATTCCATAATCTTGCAAAGTTTATGGGGCATGCCGGGCCGGAAACAACGATAGAGAGGTATATCCATACGCTTGATTTCTTTGCGGAGTATTTTATCAGAGAAGCTGATAATGGAAGACAGTATATGACATCAAAGCAAATATGTAATTTAATACAAGGAGTAAATGATAATACCCTTCATAGAGAGACTTTTACACAAAAACCACATGGTATGCGGCTTAAAAAAAATGTGATAGAATTAATATCAAAATTATAG
- a CDS encoding helix-turn-helix domain-containing protein produces MIKPIKNETDYEKALARIDALMDSEENLDELVILSILVEKYEEEHFPIDTPDPVEAIKFRMEQMGLSNKDIAKTLGGANRASEILNRKRSLTIRMIKNLHNDLDIPYEALISA; encoded by the coding sequence ATGATAAAGCCGATTAAAAATGAAACCGATTATGAGAAAGCACTTGCGAGAATAGATGCCCTGATGGACAGCGAAGAGAATCTTGATGAACTTGTGATACTGTCAATCCTTGTGGAAAAGTACGAAGAAGAGCATTTCCCAATAGACACTCCAGACCCTGTAGAGGCGATTAAATTCCGCATGGAGCAAATGGGACTTTCCAATAAAGATATTGCCAAAACACTTGGCGGTGCAAACAGAGCTAGCGAAATCCTGAATAGAAAACGAAGTCTGACCATCCGTATGATCAAAAATCTTCATAATGATCTGGATATTCCTTATGAAGCACTGATTAGCGCATAG
- a CDS encoding IS3 family transposase (programmed frameshift): protein MSKAKRTRYSAEFKSKVALEALREELTLSELSAKYNVHPNQISKWKKEAIEGMATIFSNKSSKSEEISEAEIKDLHAKIGQLTVERDFLQRAFETVSISRRKFMIENSGSKLSISKQCRLLSISRSSFYYQESGESALNLELMRIIDEQFMMSPDFGSRQMTKVLQRYGYNVGRKRVRRLMKKMGIEAVYQKPKTSNPHPEHKKYPYLLRGLDIDRPNQVWCSDITYIPMRRGFLYLVAIMDWYSRKVLTWRLSNSLDSDFCVAALEDALEKYGTPEIFNTDQGSQFTSYEFTQTLKDAGVKISMDGRGRWMDNVMIERIWRTLKYGFVYLHAFDNGHDLKRGLGSWINMYNTRRPHSSLGDRTPYEAYNGLEIQIWEKDDRMTESLHLISV from the exons ATGTCAAAAGCAAAACGTACCCGTTACTCAGCCGAGTTTAAATCAAAAGTAGCCCTTGAAGCTCTGCGAGAAGAGCTGACCTTATCGGAATTATCAGCCAAGTATAATGTTCATCCGAATCAGATTTCTAAATGGAAGAAAGAAGCCATCGAAGGGATGGCTACAATCTTTTCCAATAAGTCCAGCAAGTCGGAAGAAATATCAGAAGCAGAGATAAAGGATCTGCATGCAAAAATAGGACAACTGACGGTGGAACGAGATTTTTTGCAACGAGCCTTC GAAACGGTAAGTATTTCTCGGAGGAAGTTTATGATAGAGAATTCTGGAAGCAAGCTTTCAATCAGTAAGCAGTGCCGTCTTCTTAGTATCAGTCGCTCCAGCTTTTATTATCAAGAGTCTGGAGAATCGGCTTTGAACCTTGAGCTTATGCGTATCATAGACGAGCAGTTTATGATGTCACCGGACTTCGGCTCAAGACAGATGACCAAGGTTCTTCAAAGGTATGGATACAATGTTGGTCGTAAGCGTGTCCGCAGACTTATGAAGAAGATGGGAATAGAGGCTGTTTATCAGAAGCCTAAGACCAGTAATCCGCATCCTGAGCATAAAAAGTACCCATATCTGCTCAGGGGGCTGGATATAGACCGCCCTAATCAGGTTTGGTGCTCAGATATTACTTATATACCCATGAGGCGTGGATTTCTCTATCTTGTGGCGATTATGGATTGGTATAGCAGGAAAGTTCTCACTTGGAGACTTTCAAACAGCCTTGACTCTGATTTCTGTGTTGCTGCACTGGAAGATGCTCTTGAGAAATACGGGACGCCTGAAATATTTAATACTGATCAGGGGAGCCAATTTACCAGCTATGAGTTTACACAGACTCTTAAGGATGCTGGTGTTAAAATATCTATGGATGGCAGAGGCCGCTGGATGGATAACGTCATGATTGAGCGTATCTGGCGAACATTAAAATATGGGTTTGTATATCTCCACGCTTTCGATAACGGACACGATCTGAAGAGAGGACTGGGGAGCTGGATCAACATGTACAACACTAGAAGACCTCATTCTTCTCTGGGAGACAGGACACCATATGAAGCTTATAACGGATTAGAGATTCAGATTTGGGAAAAAGATGATAGAATGACTGAGAGTTTACACCTTATTTCAGTCTAA
- a CDS encoding IS3 family transposase (programmed frameshift), with translation MNGKRYTDEFKIEVVKQITEQGHKVNDVASRLDVNPSSIYNWIKKYGSDNSDYKIQSDHQSEINRLKKELRRVTEERDNLKKGRSVLCQRVPVRYAFIYEHRTDHAVTRLCSVMRVHPSGYYSWVKEPKSRRQKRDEHLMGLVKQYWIESGGVYGYRKIYTDLMELGESCGKNRVHKLMRLAGIKSQVGYRKPRYSKGNVSHIADNYLQQDFAVSEPNKVWVTDITYIRTYEGWLYLAVVIDLFSRQIIGWSMQHRMHSDIVLKALLMAVWRRKPDNNVIIHSDQGSQYTSSEWQSFLKTHNLTCSMSRRGNCYDNAVAESFFQLLKRERIKRRIYKNREEARRDIFDYIEMFYNPIRRHGNNGYLSPVEFEKNYDINKKSVY, from the exons ATGAATGGCAAACGTTACACAGATGAATTTAAGATTGAAGTAGTCAAACAAATCACAGAACAAGGCCACAAAGTGAATGACGTAGCTTCTAGGCTTGACGTCAACCCCAGCAGTATTTACAACTGGATTAAGAAATATGGTTCAGACAATTCCGATTATAAAATCCAGTCAGATCATCAATCCGAAATAAACCGTTTAAAGAAAGAGCTACGTAGAGTCACTGAAGAGAGGGACA ATCTTAAAAAAGGCCGCAGCGTACTTTGCCAAAGAGTCCCAGTAAGGTACGCATTCATTTATGAACACCGAACTGACCACGCTGTGACAAGGCTCTGCTCAGTTATGCGTGTTCATCCTAGTGGTTACTACTCTTGGGTAAAAGAGCCTAAAAGTAGACGGCAGAAGCGTGATGAACACCTAATGGGACTCGTAAAGCAATACTGGATAGAGAGCGGCGGAGTATATGGCTACCGTAAGATTTATACTGATCTGATGGAATTGGGTGAATCTTGCGGCAAGAATCGTGTACATAAGCTCATGAGGCTGGCTGGCATCAAGTCTCAGGTCGGCTACCGTAAGCCAAGATATTCTAAAGGCAATGTATCTCATATAGCAGATAATTATCTTCAGCAGGATTTCGCAGTATCCGAGCCTAATAAGGTTTGGGTAACAGATATTACTTACATTCGCACTTATGAAGGCTGGTTGTATCTGGCAGTAGTGATCGATTTATTCTCTCGTCAGATTATCGGATGGTCAATGCAACATCGGATGCATTCAGATATAGTTTTAAAGGCTCTACTTATGGCTGTGTGGCGCAGAAAGCCTGATAATAATGTGATCATACATTCTGATCAGGGCAGCCAGTATACAAGCTCTGAGTGGCAAAGCTTTCTAAAGACACACAACCTTACATGCAGTATGAGCAGGAGAGGAAACTGTTACGATAATGCTGTTGCTGAGAGCTTTTTCCAGCTCTTGAAGCGAGAGCGAATAAAGCGAAGGATCTATAAAAATAGAGAAGAAGCAAGGCGGGATATCTTTGACTATATCGAGATGTTTTACAATCCGATTAGGCGTCACGGAAACAACGGATATCTATCTCCAGTTGAATTTGAAAAGAACTATGATATAAACAAGAAAAGTGTCTACTAA
- a CDS encoding CinA family protein: protein MLIRTLKDKGVTIATAESCTGGMIGADLTSVSGSSEVFMGGIISYSNDVKERILRVPKNIMVNHGAVSEETAKAMAVGAANNMRTRAMKTALREMTDLLKKLNCAR from the coding sequence GTGCTGATCCGCACTTTGAAAGACAAAGGGGTGACCATCGCAACAGCAGAGAGCTGTACAGGCGGAATGATCGGCGCAGACCTGACATCTGTGTCTGGCTCAAGCGAAGTGTTTATGGGCGGGATCATCAGCTACAGCAATGATGTGAAGGAGCGCATACTCCGAGTGCCGAAGAACATCATGGTGAACCACGGCGCAGTGAGCGAAGAGACAGCAAAGGCTATGGCTGTTGGCGCTGCGAATAATATGCGCACCAGAGCGATGAAAACAGCATTGCGAGAGATGACAGATCTGTTGAAAAAGTTAAATTGTGCAAGATAA